One window from the genome of Micrococcales bacterium encodes:
- the dnaN gene encoding DNA polymerase III subunit beta, which yields MKLVLDRDTLAEAASWVARALPQRPPSPVLSGVRIKAETKDAGHVTLTTFDYEVSAKFDVPAQVDEAGEVLVSGKLLNEIAKSLPAKPVTLSVEGPKVHVNCGASAFTLLTMPIDDYPALPPLPTTVGAVQADVFTEAVGQVAVAATRDETLPLLTGVRMEIEGENLVLMATDRYRLAIRELTWKPAQSDVSRVALVRAKTLLEVAKAFGHTEEVSVSLTAPGIADIIGFAAGGKETTSLLIDGDYPPVRKLLPESPPITAVVDVQQLIEAVRRMSLVAERNTPVRIIFTEGQAALNAGTGDDAQASEVVEAQLNGDEVTVAFNPHYLLDGLGVIGAKYVRISMTNSTKAVLFEAQDDLDGEARADYKYLLVPIRFTV from the coding sequence ATGAAGCTTGTGCTTGACCGCGACACATTGGCTGAGGCTGCCTCATGGGTGGCCCGGGCGCTGCCCCAGCGTCCGCCCAGCCCGGTGCTGTCTGGTGTCCGGATAAAGGCAGAGACAAAAGATGCCGGACACGTCACCTTGACCACCTTCGACTATGAGGTCTCGGCCAAGTTCGACGTTCCGGCGCAGGTTGATGAAGCAGGTGAGGTACTGGTCTCGGGCAAGTTGCTCAACGAGATCGCCAAGTCCCTTCCGGCCAAGCCGGTGACCTTGTCAGTCGAGGGTCCCAAGGTTCACGTCAATTGTGGAGCCTCAGCCTTCACCCTGTTGACCATGCCGATCGACGACTATCCGGCCTTGCCACCACTGCCCACGACAGTTGGCGCGGTCCAGGCGGATGTCTTTACTGAGGCCGTTGGCCAGGTGGCGGTGGCCGCCACCCGGGATGAGACCTTGCCGCTGCTGACTGGTGTGCGCATGGAGATCGAGGGCGAGAACCTGGTGCTGATGGCGACCGACCGCTACCGCTTGGCCATCAGAGAGCTGACCTGGAAGCCGGCCCAAAGCGACGTCAGTCGAGTGGCTCTAGTTAGAGCAAAGACGCTACTGGAAGTGGCCAAAGCCTTTGGTCACACCGAGGAGGTTTCAGTCTCGCTGACGGCGCCGGGCATTGCCGACATTATTGGTTTTGCCGCTGGCGGCAAGGAAACCACTTCCCTGCTAATTGACGGTGATTACCCACCGGTGCGCAAGCTTCTGCCTGAATCCCCACCGATTACGGCCGTGGTGGATGTCCAGCAGCTAATTGAGGCTGTCCGCCGCATGAGCCTGGTGGCCGAGCGAAACACGCCGGTGCGGATCATTTTCACCGAAGGGCAGGCCGCTTTGAACGCCGGTACTGGGGATGACGCCCAGGCCTCAGAGGTGGTCGAGGCTCAATTGAACGGCGATGAGGTGACTGTGGCTTTCAACCCGCATTACCTACTTGACGGGTTGGGTGTGATTGGAGCCAAGTACGTCCGGATCTCGATGACCAATTCGACCAAGGCAGTTCTTTTCGAAGCCCAAGACGATCTGGATGGTGAAGCCCGGGCGGACTACAAGTATCTGCTGGTACCGATTCGTTTCACTGTCTAG
- a CDS encoding ParA family protein — MMPSDQMAPSGGARAGGRHANVSRETWVSDTPVGDEVARDARRRAKLQGVAFDRPARTRIVTVANQKGGVGKTTTAVNLAAALAIGGCRVLVVDCDPQGNASTALGIELRPDSATVYDVLLDGRAMIEVMAACPEVDGLWCVPATIDLSGAEIELVAMAGREHLLDRALEQLRVDWHLRGERQLDYILIDCPPSLGLLTLNAFVAGREVLIPIQCEYYALEGLSQLIQTVNLIRDSLNPELQLSTILLTMFDQRTKLAHDVVNEVRQHFPAQVLDPPIPRSVRVSEAPGYGQTVLTYDPSSSGALAYLEAAKELTKRTVHQPFEGASHG; from the coding sequence GTGATGCCGAGCGACCAGATGGCGCCATCAGGCGGGGCCAGAGCCGGTGGCCGGCACGCCAATGTTTCACGTGAAACGTGGGTCTCTGACACGCCGGTTGGCGACGAGGTCGCCCGCGACGCTCGCCGGCGGGCCAAACTGCAAGGCGTGGCCTTTGATAGGCCGGCTCGTACCCGGATCGTGACCGTGGCCAACCAAAAAGGCGGTGTCGGCAAGACCACAACGGCGGTCAACTTGGCTGCGGCCCTGGCCATTGGCGGCTGCCGCGTTTTGGTGGTGGACTGCGACCCTCAGGGCAATGCCTCAACTGCCTTAGGCATTGAGCTGCGCCCGGACAGCGCCACTGTCTATGACGTCTTGCTGGATGGCAGGGCCATGATTGAAGTCATGGCGGCATGTCCTGAGGTAGACGGACTCTGGTGTGTGCCGGCCACAATTGACCTTTCGGGAGCCGAAATTGAACTAGTCGCCATGGCTGGCCGCGAGCACCTACTCGACCGTGCGCTCGAGCAGCTCAGAGTGGACTGGCATCTCAGGGGCGAAAGACAACTGGACTACATTCTGATTGACTGCCCGCCAAGTTTGGGCCTGCTGACCCTCAACGCCTTTGTCGCCGGCCGCGAGGTCTTGATCCCAATTCAGTGTGAGTACTACGCCTTGGAGGGGCTGAGCCAATTGATCCAGACGGTCAACTTGATCCGGGACTCGCTCAACCCCGAACTCCAGCTTTCGACCATCCTGCTGACGATGTTCGACCAGCGGACCAAATTGGCGCATGACGTGGTCAACGAAGTGCGCCAGCATTTCCCGGCCCAGGTGCTCGACCCGCCCATTCCGCGGTCGGTTAGGGTCAGCGAGGCACCTGGTTACGGGCAGACGGTTTTGACCTACGATCCATCTTCAAGCGGCGCTTTGGCCTACTTGGAGGCGGCCAAAGAGTTGACCAAGAGAACTGTTCACCAGCCCTTCGAAGGAGCAAGTCATGGCTAA
- the rsmG gene encoding 16S rRNA (guanine(527)-N(7))-methyltransferase RsmG: protein MRPVATGPDDDAKLDHQAVRRLFGPAYDQMAVFAAMLASQGPKRGLIGPRETGRLWSRHLANCASLVPHLPAGGTVMDIGSGAGLPGVVLALARPDLCFELVDSMKRRITWLEEVRTRLGLSNVTLTWSRAQELAGHRQVEAVVSRAVGALDEMAAWAAELLKPGGLYLALKGRSAGQELNRCQEAMHHLGYEGLAVIEATPLANDKTFVVRGQLGPGKVGAVAHTGGGERKAT from the coding sequence ATGAGGCCGGTCGCTACCGGCCCGGATGATGACGCCAAGCTGGACCACCAGGCCGTGCGCAGGCTGTTTGGACCGGCCTACGATCAGATGGCCGTTTTCGCGGCCATGCTGGCCAGCCAAGGACCGAAACGGGGACTGATAGGACCGCGTGAAACTGGGCGGTTGTGGTCCAGGCATTTGGCCAATTGCGCCAGCCTGGTGCCCCACCTACCGGCCGGGGGCACCGTTATGGACATTGGGTCGGGGGCCGGCCTACCTGGAGTGGTGTTGGCCTTGGCTCGGCCGGACCTCTGCTTCGAGCTGGTTGACTCAATGAAACGGCGCATAACTTGGCTTGAGGAGGTTAGGACTCGACTCGGTCTGTCCAATGTCACTTTGACATGGAGTCGAGCGCAGGAACTGGCCGGCCATCGACAGGTCGAGGCGGTGGTTTCGCGGGCCGTTGGCGCCCTAGATGAGATGGCCGCCTGGGCGGCCGAGTTACTCAAACCCGGTGGACTGTATTTGGCCCTGAAAGGCCGCAGTGCTGGTCAAGAACTCAATCGTTGTCAAGAGGCGATGCACCACCTGGGTTACGAGGGACTAGCAGTGATTGAGGCCACGCCGCTGGCCAACGACAAAACGTTCGTGGTGCGGGGGCAACTGGGCCCCGGCAAGGTTGGTGCTGTGGCCCATACTGGTGGCGGGGAAAGGAAGGCGACGTGA
- a CDS encoding DciA family protein translates to MNDRPEPTGKAASPDDQPPGQANGRPAELAALDRIRARGAKRRQAKPRAAEWSSARDPQPLADAVDELIEVQGWGGEVSVAELVVRWAQIVGPANAEHCQVTGFDNGLLTIEADSSAWATQIGWLVETIQSRIDQEIGQNLVTGIRVRGPAGPPRAKGRWRVKPPP, encoded by the coding sequence ATGAATGACAGACCCGAACCAACCGGCAAGGCTGCCAGCCCAGATGACCAGCCTCCTGGCCAGGCCAACGGCCGGCCGGCCGAGCTAGCCGCTTTAGACCGAATCAGGGCCCGAGGGGCCAAACGGCGCCAAGCAAAACCCAGGGCGGCCGAATGGTCCTCGGCTCGCGACCCACAGCCGCTGGCAGATGCCGTCGATGAGCTAATCGAAGTCCAAGGCTGGGGCGGTGAAGTCTCGGTGGCGGAACTGGTGGTGCGCTGGGCCCAAATTGTTGGCCCGGCCAACGCCGAACACTGCCAGGTAACCGGCTTCGACAATGGTTTGCTGACAATTGAAGCCGACTCCTCAGCTTGGGCCACCCAAATCGGTTGGCTGGTCGAAACCATCCAAAGCCGGATTGACCAGGAAATAGGCCAGAACCTAGTGACTGGAATCAGAGTCCGGGGCCCGGCCGGCCCACCTAGAGCCAAGGGCCGCTGGCGGGTCAAGCCGCCGCCCTAG
- a CDS encoding ParB/RepB/Spo0J family partition protein translates to MANRRRGLGKGLGALIPQEPASTSRPGGPAERVDRPADVFFGGTGSKPGLTSTGQADLVEVPGAYFATVAVAKIKPNRHQPRQVFDSDELDELAASIKAVGLLQPIVVRPLAKDRYELVVGERRWRAAQRLGLAEIPAIVRQTDDGDMLRDALLENLHRAELNPLEEAAAYQQLMDDFGCTQEELAGRLARSRPQITNTLRLLKLPSLVQRRLAAGVLSAGHGRALLGLEDAAAMERLAQKIVAEGLSVRSTEQMVAVGDIPPPKAKSRASSRAGSRTEALDELQDKLIDHLDTNVKITLGKAKGRITIEFASVQDLDRILGLIAPDQPRLRPGGW, encoded by the coding sequence ATGGCTAACCGGCGGCGCGGCTTGGGCAAAGGCCTAGGCGCGTTAATCCCGCAAGAACCGGCTTCAACTTCGCGGCCTGGTGGCCCGGCCGAACGCGTCGATAGACCGGCAGATGTCTTCTTCGGTGGCACCGGTTCAAAGCCCGGCCTCACCTCAACCGGTCAAGCAGACCTAGTCGAGGTGCCCGGTGCCTACTTTGCCACCGTGGCGGTGGCCAAAATCAAACCAAACCGGCACCAGCCACGGCAGGTCTTTGACTCCGACGAGCTAGACGAGCTAGCAGCCTCGATCAAGGCGGTTGGACTACTCCAGCCTATTGTGGTCCGGCCTTTGGCCAAGGACCGCTACGAACTGGTCGTGGGGGAGCGTCGCTGGCGGGCGGCCCAGCGGCTGGGCCTGGCCGAGATCCCCGCCATCGTCCGCCAAACCGATGACGGCGACATGCTCAGAGACGCTTTGCTGGAGAACCTGCACCGGGCGGAACTCAATCCGCTGGAGGAAGCCGCCGCCTATCAGCAGCTGATGGACGATTTTGGCTGCACCCAGGAAGAGCTAGCCGGACGCCTGGCGCGCTCGCGGCCACAAATCACCAACACTTTGCGACTGCTGAAGCTGCCAAGCCTGGTGCAGCGCCGCCTGGCGGCCGGAGTGCTTTCAGCCGGGCATGGACGGGCATTGCTCGGACTTGAAGACGCCGCCGCCATGGAGCGCCTAGCTCAGAAAATTGTGGCGGAAGGTCTCTCAGTGCGTTCAACCGAGCAGATGGTGGCCGTCGGTGACATCCCACCGCCCAAAGCAAAAAGCCGGGCCAGCTCGCGGGCGGGTTCACGCACCGAGGCGCTAGATGAGTTGCAGGACAAGCTGATTGACCACCTAGATACGAATGTCAAAATCACTTTGGGCAAGGCCAAAGGTCGCATAACCATTGAATTCGCCTCGGTTCAGGACCTCGACCGGATCCTGGGCTTGATCGCGCCAGATCAACCAAGGCTCAGACCAGGGGGCTGGTGA
- the dnaA gene encoding chromosomal replication initiator protein DnaA: MDEPREISQIWKQARQIWDDEGSLSGQRLGFLSLIKPVALVQDTALLAVGSQYAKDYLEANLAGLIETTLSRITSKPMNIAISIDPTVDTELAPAEPAETPASQVEPNDPADRNRPHPSQLRGRYTFDTFVIGPSNRFAHAAAVAVAEAPAKAYNPLFIYGGSGLGKTHLLHAIGNYAQVLETAHKVRYATSEEFTNDFINFVRDGKMEDFQRRYRNNDILLIDDIQFLKGKGQTMEEFFHTFNALHNSGSQVVITSDLAPKQLDGFEDRMRSRFEWGLLTDVQPPDLETRIAILRKKADSEGITASFDVLEYIAQRITTNIRELEGSLIRVTAFASLNHQSVDLSLAEIVLRDLITDHPAQITTASIIAHTAKYYDYSIDELCGPSRSRNLVNARQIAMYLCRELTDLSLPAIGREFGGRDHTTVMHAQKRVKESMAEKRSVFIRVTELTNRIKQQAADS; the protein is encoded by the coding sequence GTGGATGAACCTCGCGAGATTAGCCAAATTTGGAAGCAAGCCCGGCAAATCTGGGATGACGAGGGCAGCCTGTCTGGCCAGCGCCTCGGCTTCCTTTCCCTGATCAAACCGGTTGCCCTGGTCCAAGACACGGCACTATTGGCGGTTGGCTCCCAGTACGCCAAGGACTACCTCGAGGCCAACTTGGCCGGTCTGATCGAAACAACACTTAGCCGCATTACCTCAAAACCGATGAACATCGCCATTTCGATCGACCCCACGGTGGACACCGAGCTGGCCCCAGCTGAGCCAGCCGAAACCCCAGCCAGCCAGGTCGAGCCGAACGACCCAGCAGACCGCAACCGGCCCCATCCCAGCCAGCTGCGTGGCCGTTACACCTTTGACACCTTTGTCATTGGCCCCTCAAACCGCTTTGCCCACGCCGCCGCCGTGGCCGTAGCTGAAGCTCCAGCCAAGGCTTATAACCCGCTGTTTATCTATGGTGGCTCCGGACTGGGTAAAACCCACCTGCTGCACGCCATCGGCAACTACGCCCAGGTCCTCGAAACCGCTCACAAGGTTCGCTACGCCACCTCGGAGGAGTTCACCAACGATTTCATCAACTTTGTCCGCGACGGCAAGATGGAAGACTTCCAGCGCCGGTACCGCAACAACGACATTCTGTTGATTGACGACATCCAGTTTCTCAAAGGCAAAGGTCAAACCATGGAAGAGTTCTTCCACACCTTCAACGCCTTGCATAACTCTGGCAGTCAGGTCGTCATCACCTCTGACCTAGCCCCGAAACAACTTGACGGTTTTGAGGACCGGATGCGCTCGCGCTTCGAGTGGGGCTTGTTGACGGACGTTCAGCCGCCGGATCTTGAGACTCGAATTGCTATCCTGCGCAAAAAAGCCGACAGCGAAGGCATCACGGCCAGTTTTGATGTCCTTGAGTACATCGCCCAACGAATCACCACCAACATCCGCGAACTCGAAGGTTCGCTCATCCGCGTAACTGCCTTTGCCTCGCTCAATCATCAGTCAGTTGACCTGTCGCTGGCTGAAATCGTCCTACGCGACCTCATCACCGACCACCCGGCCCAAATCACCACGGCCTCCATCATTGCCCACACTGCCAAGTACTATGACTACTCCATTGACGAGCTTTGTGGTCCGTCTCGTTCACGCAATCTGGTCAACGCCCGCCAAATTGCCATGTACCTATGCCGCGAGCTGACCGACCTATCGCTGCCAGCTATTGGCCGCGAATTTGGCGGGCGGGACCACACCACGGTGATGCACGCCCAAAAACGGGTCAAGGAATCAATGGCCGAGAAACGTTCAGTCTTCATCCGCGTGACCGAACTGACCAACCGCATAAAGCAACAGGCGGCCGATTCCTAA
- the recF gene encoding DNA replication/repair protein RecF: MLRLSDGATSFVGPNGAGKTNIIEAVGYLATLGSHRVASDAPLVRHKAERAIIKAKVVRLDRSVQIDLEIKSSGGRRAWLGRAPVRRLSDVLGLVQAIVFAPEDLVLVKGGPEARRSFLDQVLVQRRPGLAGTIQDFDKTMRQRGALLKSLAQLTAAARPNALDALEVWNDKAANLGGIIMVQRAAVASELNQILARTYPAFAPAGDQAEATYQPSIPMTGLVEADQVAAGLKAAMTTLQAKEIARGVNLVGPQRDELALAINGHPARGYASHGESWSMALALRLSAFELLKNLGHGDPILILDDVFAELDSTRRARLANIASSVEQVLVTTAVSGDIPPELGGERIEVAAAKVGQDE; encoded by the coding sequence GTGCTGCGGCTAAGTGACGGTGCGACCAGCTTTGTTGGCCCCAATGGCGCTGGAAAAACCAACATCATTGAGGCCGTTGGTTATCTGGCCACACTTGGGTCACACCGGGTTGCCTCAGATGCTCCCTTGGTCCGTCACAAGGCCGAGCGGGCCATTATCAAGGCCAAAGTGGTCCGGTTAGACCGGTCGGTCCAAATTGACCTCGAAATCAAATCAAGCGGTGGTAGGCGGGCCTGGCTGGGCCGGGCCCCGGTCAGGCGACTATCTGACGTGCTTGGGTTGGTTCAGGCGATTGTCTTTGCACCGGAGGATTTGGTTCTGGTCAAAGGCGGGCCCGAGGCGCGGAGGAGTTTTCTGGACCAAGTCCTAGTTCAACGCCGGCCAGGGCTGGCGGGCACAATCCAAGACTTTGACAAGACCATGCGTCAACGCGGCGCACTACTGAAATCGTTAGCCCAACTGACCGCAGCAGCCAGGCCAAACGCTCTTGATGCGCTTGAGGTCTGGAATGACAAGGCTGCCAATCTTGGTGGGATCATCATGGTTCAACGAGCTGCAGTGGCCAGTGAACTGAACCAGATTCTGGCGCGGACCTACCCGGCCTTCGCGCCGGCCGGCGACCAAGCCGAGGCCACCTACCAGCCATCGATACCAATGACAGGCCTGGTCGAAGCGGACCAAGTGGCAGCCGGTCTAAAGGCCGCCATGACCACCCTCCAAGCCAAAGAGATCGCCCGGGGTGTCAACCTGGTGGGACCACAGCGCGACGAATTGGCCCTGGCCATCAATGGCCATCCGGCCCGCGGTTATGCCTCACACGGCGAGTCATGGTCAATGGCTCTGGCCCTGCGGCTCAGTGCCTTCGAGCTGCTGAAGAACCTAGGCCACGGTGACCCAATCTTGATCCTGGACGACGTTTTTGCCGAACTAGATAGCACTCGCCGCGCCCGCCTGGCTAACATCGCCAGTTCAGTCGAGCAAGTCCTGGTGACCACGGCGGTGTCCGGCGACATCCCGCCTGAGCTTGGTGGCGAGCGGATCGAAGTAGCTGCGGCCAAAGTGGGACAAGATGAATGA
- the rpmH gene encoding 50S ribosomal protein L34 — MSKRTFQPNNRRRARTHGFRLRMRTRAGRSILAARRRKGRSQLSA, encoded by the coding sequence GTGAGCAAGAGAACCTTTCAACCCAATAATCGCCGCCGGGCCAGAACCCACGGCTTCCGGCTGCGTATGCGCACGCGGGCCGGGCGAAGCATCTTGGCGGCCAGGCGGCGCAAGGGCCGCAGCCAACTTTCGGCCTAG
- the rnpA gene encoding ribonuclease P protein component encodes MRRPADFVATQGGGRAGSGLVVAYASRRQDNQRLLGLAVSKAVGNSVIRHRVTRRLRAILASQLVQIPNGTGVVVRALPPAATAEYSTLRSSVSNCLGRAIEKASR; translated from the coding sequence ATGCGGCGCCCGGCCGATTTCGTGGCTACGCAAGGCGGTGGCAGGGCAGGCTCAGGCCTAGTTGTGGCCTACGCCTCACGGCGCCAGGACAACCAACGGTTACTTGGCTTGGCTGTCTCCAAGGCGGTCGGCAATTCGGTTATTCGTCACCGCGTGACCAGGCGACTACGCGCCATCCTGGCTAGTCAACTGGTACAAATCCCTAACGGCACGGGCGTCGTGGTCAGAGCCCTGCCACCAGCGGCGACAGCTGAGTATTCGACCCTGCGAAGCTCTGTGTCCAACTGCCTTGGGCGGGCCATTGAAAAGGCAAGTAGGTGA
- a CDS encoding single-stranded DNA-binding protein encodes MALDQSQDADETSKSRSSRLENEGEVAADYLEEFLDIVDMDGDIDIDVDHGRAVVAVVSEESSGGELKKLVGRDGEVLDALQELTRIAIQNRTGDRSRLMLDVAGYRAGRREQLQQVADQIITEVKTKGVHLSLEPMNAFERKVVHDRVAEAGLVSESSGVDPERFVVVRPA; translated from the coding sequence GTGGCCTTAGACCAGAGCCAAGACGCCGATGAGACGTCCAAGTCAAGGTCTTCTCGCCTTGAAAACGAAGGCGAGGTTGCGGCCGACTATTTGGAGGAGTTCCTCGACATTGTTGATATGGACGGCGATATCGACATTGATGTCGATCACGGCCGAGCCGTGGTGGCGGTTGTCAGTGAGGAGTCCTCTGGCGGTGAGTTGAAGAAACTGGTCGGCCGGGACGGAGAGGTGCTTGATGCCCTGCAGGAATTGACTCGGATCGCCATCCAAAACAGAACTGGCGACCGGTCGCGGCTGATGCTGGACGTGGCTGGGTACCGAGCTGGGCGGCGTGAGCAATTGCAGCAAGTGGCTGACCAGATCATCACCGAGGTCAAGACCAAAGGCGTCCACCTGTCGCTAGAACCAATGAACGCTTTTGAACGCAAAGTGGTCCATGACCGTGTGGCCGAGGCTGGGCTGGTTTCTGAATCGAGCGGCGTTGACCCCGAACGGTTCGTGGTTGTCAGGCCGGCTTGA
- the yidC gene encoding membrane protein insertase YidC, with product MGWFDSILSPIMWLVAWIMYGSHKAFALVFGAKSSVAWILAIVMLVVVMRMIMIPLFVKQIRSSRAMQLIQPEVQRLQKRYKGKTDPVSKRRQQEELMALYKKHGANPLSSCLPILAQSPFFFALFRVLYSMPLLQKGIYKGGSITSIGPIDAKVAGQVMESKLFGAPLSATFMNPETWAGAPAVTVRIVTMVLIVAMSVTTFTTQRQLTMKNVPAMAADNPMYRTQKIMLYGMPLIFFVTGVNFPIGVLIYWLTTNLWSMGQQFFVIRRMPTPGTEAEKRLEARKAKRRAKRGEPDQVEDEPPPAIIEPPSGQRVQPKRTSRADRKGTGPKPGGPKPEPEPASAVDGPSAGKKDTAKRANAGGQDSQSNQASGSQKGSQAGPNQAKPQSGQRQQPKKTSRKQRK from the coding sequence ATGGGTTGGTTTGATTCGATTCTAAGCCCCATCATGTGGTTGGTGGCCTGGATCATGTACGGCTCTCACAAGGCCTTTGCCTTGGTGTTTGGGGCCAAGAGCTCGGTCGCTTGGATCCTGGCAATTGTCATGTTGGTGGTAGTGATGCGCATGATCATGATCCCGTTGTTCGTCAAGCAGATCCGATCTTCACGCGCCATGCAGTTGATTCAGCCGGAGGTTCAGCGGCTACAAAAGCGCTATAAGGGCAAAACCGACCCGGTGTCGAAACGACGCCAGCAAGAAGAGCTGATGGCGTTGTACAAGAAGCACGGCGCCAACCCGCTGAGCTCCTGCCTGCCCATCTTGGCCCAGTCCCCTTTCTTCTTTGCGCTGTTCCGAGTGCTTTACTCAATGCCACTGCTGCAGAAGGGAATCTACAAGGGCGGCTCGATTACTTCGATTGGCCCAATCGACGCCAAAGTGGCCGGCCAAGTCATGGAGTCAAAGCTTTTTGGCGCGCCACTCTCGGCTACTTTCATGAACCCCGAGACCTGGGCCGGCGCACCGGCAGTCACCGTGCGCATAGTCACCATGGTGTTGATAGTGGCCATGTCAGTGACGACTTTCACCACGCAGCGTCAGCTGACCATGAAGAACGTCCCGGCCATGGCGGCCGACAACCCGATGTACCGGACCCAGAAGATCATGCTCTACGGCATGCCCTTGATCTTCTTTGTCACTGGCGTGAACTTCCCTATTGGCGTGCTGATTTACTGGCTGACCACCAACCTGTGGTCGATGGGCCAACAATTCTTTGTCATTCGCCGTATGCCAACTCCAGGCACAGAGGCGGAAAAACGCTTAGAAGCACGCAAAGCCAAGAGACGCGCCAAGCGGGGCGAACCAGATCAGGTGGAGGATGAGCCGCCGCCGGCCATCATTGAGCCACCTTCGGGCCAACGTGTCCAGCCGAAGCGGACCAGCCGAGCGGATCGCAAAGGCACCGGGCCAAAACCCGGCGGTCCAAAGCCAGAGCCTGAGCCGGCATCGGCCGTTGACGGCCCGTCAGCAGGCAAAAAGGACACCGCCAAACGAGCCAATGCCGGCGGCCAAGATAGCCAGTCGAACCAAGCTAGCGGCAGCCAAAAGGGCAGCCAGGCTGGCCCCAACCAAGCCAAACCACAAAGTGGGCAGCGTCAACAACCAAAGAAGACCTCGCGCAAGCAGCGCAAATGA